The following proteins come from a genomic window of Ferrovibrio sp. MS7:
- a CDS encoding cation diffusion facilitator family transporter, whose product MSNAANQRLLRLATYASFSVALILVAAKAFAWWQSGSLALLSSLLDSGLDALASLLNLLAVRTALTPADHEHRFGHGKAEALAGLGQATLIGGSALYLVSEAVQKLRTPSPPEHSEIGIAVMVGSILLTAALVLFQRHVVRRTGSLAVTADRLHYVSDLLTNLTVIAALALASRPGLDWVDPAGALLVAMVIFKSAADIVRQALDQLMDRELTDAERASIRDTVLRHPEAKAMHDLRTRASGQHTFIQFHLELDPDLTLRAAHRISEEIIAELQQLFPGAEVILRQDPAGVIEDRPHFAGS is encoded by the coding sequence ATGAGCAACGCCGCCAATCAGCGGCTGCTGCGGCTGGCGACCTACGCCTCTTTCAGCGTCGCACTGATCCTGGTGGCGGCGAAGGCTTTCGCCTGGTGGCAATCGGGCTCGCTGGCCTTGCTGTCCAGCCTGCTCGATTCCGGCCTCGATGCCCTGGCCTCGCTGCTGAACCTGCTGGCCGTGCGCACGGCCCTCACCCCTGCCGATCATGAACACCGCTTCGGCCACGGCAAGGCGGAAGCCTTGGCCGGTCTCGGCCAGGCAACGCTGATCGGTGGCTCTGCCTTGTACTTGGTGAGTGAAGCCGTGCAAAAACTGCGCACACCTTCGCCGCCGGAACATTCCGAAATCGGCATCGCAGTCATGGTCGGTTCTATCCTGCTGACTGCCGCACTGGTGCTGTTCCAGCGCCATGTGGTGCGCCGTACCGGCTCCCTGGCGGTAACCGCCGACCGGCTGCATTACGTCAGCGACCTGCTCACCAACCTCACCGTCATCGCCGCTTTGGCGCTGGCCTCGCGGCCCGGTTTAGACTGGGTGGATCCCGCCGGTGCGCTGCTGGTGGCCATGGTGATCTTCAAGAGCGCCGCCGATATCGTGCGCCAGGCGCTGGATCAGTTGATGGACCGCGAACTGACCGATGCCGAGCGCGCCAGCATTCGCGACACCGTGCTGCGGCATCCGGAAGCCAAGGCGATGCACGACCTGCGCACCCGCGCCTCGGGCCAGCACACCTTCATCCAATTCCATCTTGAACTCGATCCCGATCTCACCTTGCGCGCGGCACACCGCATCTCCGAGGAAATCATCGCCGAATTGCAGCAACTGTTTCCCGGCGCCGAGGTGATCCTGCGCCAGGACCCGGCCGGTGTGATCGAGGACAGGCCGCATTTTGCCGGCAGCTAG
- the pdxH gene encoding pyridoxamine 5'-phosphate oxidase: MDAFTDPIAHFETWFAEAKLSEPNDPSAMALASVDQDGLPNLRMVLLKDVGADGVVFYTNFESAKGRELLEHPKAAALFHWKSLRRQVRFRGPISVVSDAEADAYFASRPRDSRIGAWASAQSRPLQGRFELEAAVAKYAAKFAIGEVPRPPHWSGFRLAPQSIEFWADRPFRLHDRLVYHRDGNNGWRTERLYP; encoded by the coding sequence ATGGACGCGTTCACCGACCCGATTGCACATTTTGAAACCTGGTTTGCCGAAGCCAAGCTTTCCGAGCCGAACGATCCCAGTGCCATGGCGCTGGCGAGTGTGGATCAGGATGGGCTGCCGAACCTGCGCATGGTGCTGTTGAAGGATGTCGGTGCCGATGGCGTGGTGTTCTACACCAACTTCGAAAGCGCCAAGGGCCGCGAACTGCTCGAGCATCCCAAGGCGGCTGCCCTGTTTCACTGGAAAAGCCTGCGCCGCCAGGTGCGGTTCCGCGGCCCCATAAGCGTGGTGAGCGATGCCGAGGCCGATGCCTATTTCGCCTCGCGCCCGCGCGACAGCCGCATCGGCGCCTGGGCCTCGGCGCAGTCGCGGCCTTTACAGGGCCGCTTCGAACTGGAGGCTGCCGTGGCAAAATATGCCGCCAAGTTCGCCATCGGCGAGGTTCCCCGTCCGCCGCATTGGTCCGGGTTCCGCCTGGCGCCGCAGAGTATCGAATTCTGGGCCGACCGGCCGTTCCGACTGCATGACCGGCTGGTCTATCACCGCGACGGCAATAATGGCTGGCGCACCGAACGGCTGTATCCCTGA
- a CDS encoding sodium:proton antiporter, with protein sequence MPYRLFRAAPLLLLAVTLLFAAAPAQAAAIDARGMSILWVLPFAGILLSIALLPLLTPSLWHHHFGKISAFWALCFILPFALRDGSGATAHVLLEVALHEYIPFIILLLALFTVAGGVRITGNLNGSPSLNTAMLLVGTVIASWMGTTGASMLLIRPLIRANDNRKHNVHVVVFFIFLVSNIGGSLTPLGDPPLFLGFLKGVDFFWTTSHLFMPTLVSTVVLLGLFYVIDSYYFRKEGIVPADPTPDSPIGMQGGVNLVLLAAIVLAVLMSGTWKPGVTFSIFGVDVELQNLARDIALLAITFASLKLTEAETRSGNGFSWGPILEVAKLFAGIFITIIPAIAILRAGKDGALAGLVALASNPDGTPNNAMYFWLAGSLSSFLDNAPTYLVFFNMASGDAATLMGPLGATLAAISAGAVFMGANSYIGNAPNFMVKAIAEEMNVKMPSFFGYMAWSCCILLPLFGLLTLLFFRS encoded by the coding sequence ATGCCGTACCGCCTGTTCCGCGCCGCGCCGCTGTTGCTGCTGGCCGTCACGCTCCTGTTTGCAGCCGCACCGGCGCAAGCCGCCGCCATCGATGCGCGAGGCATGAGCATCCTGTGGGTGCTGCCTTTTGCCGGCATCCTGCTTTCCATCGCGCTGCTGCCACTGCTGACGCCCAGCCTGTGGCATCATCATTTCGGCAAGATCTCCGCCTTCTGGGCGCTCTGCTTCATCCTGCCCTTCGCCTTGCGCGACGGCAGCGGCGCCACCGCCCATGTGTTGCTGGAAGTGGCCCTGCATGAATACATCCCCTTCATCATCCTGCTGCTGGCCTTGTTCACCGTGGCCGGCGGCGTGCGCATCACCGGCAACCTCAACGGCTCGCCGAGCCTCAACACCGCCATGCTGCTGGTCGGCACCGTGATCGCGAGCTGGATGGGCACCACCGGCGCTTCGATGCTGCTGATCCGGCCGCTGATCCGCGCCAACGACAACCGCAAGCATAATGTGCATGTGGTGGTGTTCTTCATCTTCCTGGTTTCGAATATCGGCGGCTCGCTCACGCCGCTTGGCGATCCGCCGCTGTTCCTCGGCTTCCTCAAGGGCGTCGATTTCTTCTGGACCACCTCGCATCTGTTCATGCCGACCCTGGTCAGCACCGTGGTGCTGCTCGGCCTGTTCTACGTCATCGACAGCTACTATTTCCGCAAGGAAGGCATCGTGCCGGCGGACCCGACACCCGACAGCCCGATCGGCATGCAGGGCGGCGTCAATCTGGTGCTGCTGGCAGCCATCGTGCTGGCGGTGCTGATGTCCGGCACCTGGAAACCCGGCGTGACCTTCAGCATCTTCGGCGTCGACGTCGAATTGCAGAACCTGGCACGCGACATCGCCCTGCTGGCCATCACCTTCGCCTCGCTGAAACTCACCGAGGCCGAAACGCGCAGCGGCAACGGTTTCTCCTGGGGCCCGATCCTGGAAGTAGCCAAGCTGTTCGCCGGCATCTTCATCACCATCATTCCAGCCATCGCCATCCTGCGCGCCGGCAAGGATGGCGCCCTGGCCGGACTGGTGGCGCTGGCCTCCAACCCGGACGGCACGCCGAACAACGCGATGTATTTCTGGCTCGCCGGCTCACTGTCCAGCTTCCTCGACAACGCGCCGACCTATCTGGTGTTCTTCAACATGGCGAGCGGCGACGCCGCCACGCTGATGGGGCCGCTTGGCGCCACGTTGGCGGCGATCTCGGCCGGCGCGGTGTTCATGGGTGCCAACAGCTACATCGGCAACGCGCCGAATTTCATGGTCAAGGCCATCGCGGAAGAGATGAACGTGAAAATGCCGAGTTTCTTCGGCTACATGGCCTGGAGCTGCTGTATCCTGCTGCCGCTCTTCGGGCTGCTTACCCTGCTGTTTTTCCGGTCTTGA
- a CDS encoding sodium:proton antiporter, with the protein MRIRITTGIGLSAFSLFLAMPAQAAAIDGSSLSLLWGLPFAGILLSIALLPLLASHFWHHHYGKIAAFWALAFLIPFGLREGIGPAMHAVLEVALHEYIPFVVLLLSLFTIAGGVRITGNLHGSPALNTGILALGTLLASWMGTTGAAMLLIRPLIRANDNRKHNVHVIVFFIILVANVGGALTPLGDPPLFLGFLLGISFFWTTQAMLLPMLLISVMMLAVFYFIDRHYYRSEGVVRRDPTPDNPVSIEGGINIVLLGGVVAAVLMSGSWKPTASLSLFGINVALQNLARDILLLALAGMSLWLTRSETRRGNGFDWEPIREVAKLFAGIFLTIVPVIAILRAGEAGALKAVIELASNPDGTPHNAMYFWLTGLLSAFLDNAPTYLVFFNMAGGDAQALMGPMAGTLLAISAGAVFFGAVTYIGNAPNFMVKAIAEQAGIRMPSFFGYMAWSLPLLLLPFLLVTWFWFL; encoded by the coding sequence ATGCGCATCCGAATCACCACGGGCATCGGCCTTTCTGCCTTCAGCCTGTTCCTGGCAATGCCGGCTCAGGCGGCGGCCATTGATGGCAGCAGCCTCAGCCTGCTCTGGGGCCTGCCTTTCGCCGGCATCCTGCTTTCCATCGCCTTGCTGCCGCTGCTGGCCAGTCATTTCTGGCATCACCATTACGGCAAGATCGCCGCCTTCTGGGCGCTGGCCTTCCTGATTCCCTTCGGCCTGCGCGAAGGCATCGGCCCTGCGATGCATGCCGTGCTGGAAGTGGCCCTGCATGAATACATTCCCTTCGTGGTGCTGCTGCTCAGCCTCTTCACCATCGCTGGCGGCGTGCGCATCACCGGTAATCTTCACGGCTCACCGGCCTTGAATACAGGCATCCTGGCGCTGGGTACCCTGCTGGCAAGCTGGATGGGCACCACCGGCGCCGCGATGCTGCTGATCCGGCCGCTGATCCGCGCCAATGACAACCGCAAGCACAATGTGCATGTCATTGTGTTCTTCATCATCCTGGTCGCCAATGTCGGCGGCGCGCTGACGCCGCTTGGCGATCCGCCGCTCTTCCTTGGCTTCCTGCTCGGCATCAGCTTCTTCTGGACGACGCAAGCCATGCTGCTGCCGATGCTGCTGATCAGCGTGATGATGCTGGCCGTATTCTATTTCATCGACCGCCATTACTACCGCAGCGAAGGCGTGGTCCGGCGCGACCCGACGCCGGATAATCCGGTGAGCATCGAGGGCGGCATCAACATCGTGCTGCTTGGCGGCGTGGTGGCGGCGGTGCTGATGTCGGGCAGTTGGAAGCCGACGGCTTCGCTGAGCCTGTTCGGCATCAACGTGGCGCTGCAGAACCTGGCGCGTGACATCCTGCTGCTGGCGCTGGCCGGGATGTCGCTGTGGCTGACACGGTCCGAAACCCGCCGGGGCAACGGCTTCGACTGGGAACCGATCCGCGAGGTGGCGAAGCTGTTTGCCGGCATCTTCCTCACCATCGTGCCGGTGATCGCGATCCTGCGCGCCGGCGAGGCGGGCGCCTTGAAGGCAGTGATCGAACTCGCCAGCAATCCCGATGGCACGCCGCATAACGCGATGTATTTCTGGCTCACCGGCCTGCTTTCCGCCTTCCTCGACAACGCCCCGACCTACCTGGTGTTCTTCAACATGGCTGGCGGCGATGCCCAGGCGCTGATGGGGCCGATGGCCGGCACGCTGCTGGCGATCTCGGCCGGCGCGGTGTTCTTTGGCGCCGTCACCTATATCGGCAATGCGCCGAATTTCATGGTCAAGGCCATCGCCGAACAGGCCGGCATCCGCATGCCGAGCTTCTTCGGCTACATGGCCTGGTCGCTGCCGCTGTTGCTGCTGCCCTTCCTGTTGGTCACCTGGTTCTGGTTTCTCTGA
- the recR gene encoding recombination mediator RecR — translation MAGAEIERLIQLLARLPGLGPRSARRAALHMLNKPDALLRPLTQAMQAVSESVKACSVCGNLDSHDPCAICNDQRRDEALLCVVESVADLWALERSGVFRGRYHVLGGTLSALDGRGPNDLNIDGLLARVGGSSRVREVIIATNATVEGQTTAHYLTDRLVPAGVSVTRLAHGVPVGGELDYLDDGTLGAALKARRPL, via the coding sequence ATGGCTGGCGCGGAAATCGAGCGGCTGATTCAGCTTCTGGCGCGCCTGCCTGGATTGGGGCCGCGCTCTGCCCGCCGTGCTGCCCTGCACATGCTGAACAAGCCTGATGCCCTGCTGCGACCGCTGACCCAGGCGATGCAGGCAGTATCCGAGAGCGTGAAGGCCTGCTCGGTCTGCGGCAATCTCGATAGCCACGACCCTTGTGCCATCTGCAACGATCAGCGCCGCGACGAGGCTTTGCTTTGTGTTGTCGAAAGCGTCGCCGATCTCTGGGCGCTGGAACGCTCCGGCGTGTTTCGCGGCCGCTATCATGTACTCGGCGGCACCCTCTCGGCGCTGGATGGCCGCGGCCCCAATGATCTCAATATCGATGGCCTGCTGGCCCGCGTCGGCGGCTCAAGCCGGGTGCGCGAGGTGATCATTGCCACCAATGCGACGGTGGAAGGTCAGACCACGGCGCATTATCTCACCGACCGCCTGGTGCCGGCGGGTGTTTCTGTTACCCGGCTCGCCCATGGCGTGCCGGTGGGTGGCGAACTCGACTATCTCGATGATGGAACCCTGGGCGCCGCGCTGAAAGCGCGTCGCCCATTGTGA
- a CDS encoding DUF3237 domain-containing protein produces the protein MTNAPILTLEIDLAAPQSIGHLPGGGERRCVPIVGGRFSGRVKGAVLAGGADWQWLRGDGVADIDARYLLQTETGAGIEVWSRGLRHGPPGVMAQLAAGEPVDPALYYFRTSLRFESAAPELQWLVRTLAYGKGQRLANQVRLSVYAID, from the coding sequence ATGACCAATGCACCGATCCTGACGCTTGAAATCGATCTTGCCGCGCCGCAGAGCATCGGGCATTTGCCAGGCGGCGGCGAGCGCCGCTGCGTGCCGATCGTCGGCGGGCGCTTCAGCGGCCGCGTCAAGGGCGCAGTGCTGGCCGGCGGTGCCGATTGGCAATGGCTGCGCGGCGACGGCGTGGCCGATATCGATGCACGTTACCTGCTGCAGACTGAAACGGGTGCCGGCATCGAGGTGTGGAGCCGTGGTCTGCGCCATGGCCCGCCCGGTGTGATGGCGCAACTTGCGGCGGGCGAGCCGGTGGATCCGGCGCTGTATTACTTCCGCACCTCCCTGCGTTTCGAGAGCGCGGCGCCGGAACTGCAATGGCTGGTACGCACGCTCGCCTATGGCAAGGGGCAGCGCCTGGCCAATCAGGTGCGGCTCAGCGTCTACGCTATCGACTGA
- the nudC gene encoding NAD(+) diphosphatase, with amino-acid sequence MVSSIIPFSGSALDRAGNHRRDSDWLKAQLGAENSRFLLLHELKPLIALEGGARLAWFPQRYAAALADCPTLLLGLENGVAHFAIDVDAVPGIEGLADEQNKFIDVRSIAPQLSLPEAAILAQARSMTDWHRRHRFCAQCGAPSVAEDAGYSRRCSNEACKAQHFPRTDPVVIMLGVMGDRILLGRQRQFLPGVYSALAGFMEPGETIEEAVRRELAEEAGLATAEVRYIASQPWPFPSSLMIGCVAEATSDALTVDLHELEDARWFHRDEVAVMLRASTDMNAPLRMPPPLSLAHQITKRFLAGA; translated from the coding sequence ATGGTTAGCTCTATCATTCCGTTCTCCGGCTCAGCCCTCGACCGTGCCGGCAACCACCGCCGCGATTCAGACTGGCTCAAGGCACAGCTTGGGGCCGAGAACAGCCGCTTCCTGCTGCTGCATGAGCTCAAGCCGCTGATCGCGCTGGAGGGCGGCGCCCGGCTGGCCTGGTTCCCGCAGCGCTATGCCGCCGCGCTGGCGGATTGCCCGACCCTGCTGCTGGGCCTGGAGAACGGCGTGGCGCATTTCGCCATCGACGTGGATGCGGTGCCTGGCATCGAGGGCCTGGCCGACGAGCAGAACAAATTCATCGACGTGCGCTCCATCGCGCCGCAGCTCAGCCTGCCCGAAGCCGCCATCCTGGCCCAGGCGCGCAGCATGACCGACTGGCACCGCCGCCACCGCTTCTGCGCCCAATGCGGCGCACCGAGCGTGGCGGAAGATGCCGGCTATAGCCGCCGCTGCAGCAACGAGGCCTGCAAGGCGCAGCATTTCCCCCGCACCGATCCGGTGGTGATCATGCTGGGCGTGATGGGCGACCGCATCCTGCTCGGCCGCCAGCGCCAGTTTCTGCCCGGAGTCTATTCCGCGCTCGCCGGTTTCATGGAACCCGGCGAGACCATCGAGGAAGCGGTGCGGCGCGAACTGGCCGAGGAAGCCGGCCTGGCCACCGCCGAGGTGCGCTACATCGCCTCGCAGCCCTGGCCGTTCCCCTCTTCACTGATGATCGGCTGTGTCGCTGAGGCAACTTCCGATGCGTTGACCGTGGATCTTCACGAACTTGAAGACGCGCGCTGGTTCCATCGCGATGAAGTGGCGGTGATGCTGCGCGCCAGCACCGACATGAACGCGCCGTTGCGCATGCCGCCACCGCTCAGCCTGGCGCATCAGATCACCAAGCGGTTCCTCGCCGGCGCCTAA
- a CDS encoding DNA polymerase III subunit gamma/tau produces the protein MSSNPAPYRVLARKYRPSNFAEMIGQDALVRTLSNAIATGRIAQAFILTGVRGVGKTTTARIIARALNCTGPDGQGGPTVNPCGVCDNCRAIAEDRHPDILEMDAASRTGIGDIREIIEAVRYAPAMARYKVYIIDEVHMLSTAAFNGLLKTLEEPPPHVKFVFATTEIRKVPVTVLSRCQRFDLKRVEIAVLAEHFKGIAAKEEASLTDEALTLISRAAEGSVRDGLSLLDQAIAHGAGQADAALVRDMLGLADRGQVFVLLEHLLHGRLPDALENLAQQYALGADPAVVIQDLLELSHWLTRLKVVGESADDITLPEEQRRRGKELAAKLGMPVLARTWQMLLKGLQEVRGAPAPLAAAEMVLVRLGYAADLPSPGELVKEWRDKGGAGGGSGGGAGMTPVSRGGANGGGASAMAAQAVSPAAQPNPVTGPLAQAQQNQSVALAAMPQTFAALVALFGEMREGLLGAELENYVHPVHFEPGRIEWRQQPLAARNLAAQVAEKLQYWTGERWIIALSNQPGEPTLAEKASHAASARRAQAEAHPLVQAVLAAFPGAELKVSLARPPVQEVVADTPGEADGPAYMSDNDIDPLDELD, from the coding sequence ATGTCGAGCAATCCGGCCCCCTATCGCGTGCTGGCGCGGAAATACCGGCCCAGCAACTTCGCCGAGATGATCGGCCAGGATGCCCTGGTCCGCACCCTTTCCAACGCCATCGCCACCGGCCGCATCGCCCAGGCCTTCATCCTCACCGGCGTGCGCGGTGTCGGCAAGACCACCACCGCCCGCATCATCGCCCGTGCGCTGAACTGCACCGGGCCGGACGGCCAGGGCGGCCCGACGGTGAACCCCTGCGGCGTCTGCGACAATTGCCGCGCCATCGCCGAGGACCGCCACCCCGATATCCTGGAAATGGACGCCGCCTCGCGCACCGGCATCGGCGATATCCGCGAGATCATCGAGGCGGTGCGCTACGCGCCGGCCATGGCGCGCTACAAGGTCTACATCATCGACGAAGTCCACATGCTCTCCACGGCGGCCTTCAATGGCCTGCTCAAGACCCTGGAGGAGCCGCCGCCGCATGTGAAATTCGTCTTTGCCACCACCGAGATCCGCAAGGTGCCGGTAACGGTGCTGTCGCGCTGCCAGCGTTTCGACTTGAAGCGCGTCGAAATCGCGGTGCTGGCCGAGCATTTCAAGGGCATTGCGGCGAAGGAAGAAGCCAGCCTCACCGACGAGGCGCTGACGCTGATCTCGCGCGCCGCCGAAGGCTCGGTGCGCGACGGCCTCTCGCTGCTCGATCAGGCGATAGCCCATGGCGCCGGCCAGGCCGATGCCGCCTTGGTGCGCGACATGCTGGGCCTTGCCGATCGTGGCCAGGTTTTCGTGCTGCTGGAGCATCTGCTGCACGGCCGGCTGCCCGACGCCCTGGAGAATCTGGCGCAGCAATACGCGCTTGGTGCCGATCCGGCGGTGGTGATCCAGGATCTACTCGAACTCAGCCATTGGCTGACGCGGCTTAAAGTGGTTGGCGAATCCGCCGATGACATCACCCTGCCGGAGGAACAGCGCCGACGCGGCAAGGAACTGGCGGCCAAGCTCGGCATGCCGGTGCTGGCGCGCACCTGGCAGATGCTGTTGAAGGGTTTGCAGGAAGTGCGCGGTGCACCCGCACCTTTGGCTGCCGCCGAAATGGTGCTGGTGCGGCTTGGCTATGCCGCCGACCTGCCAAGCCCCGGCGAGCTGGTGAAGGAATGGCGCGACAAGGGTGGCGCCGGGGGTGGTTCCGGGGGCGGTGCCGGCATGACGCCGGTTTCGCGCGGCGGAGCCAATGGCGGCGGCGCCTCGGCGATGGCGGCACAGGCCGTGTCGCCAGCGGCCCAACCCAACCCGGTGACCGGCCCGCTGGCGCAGGCGCAGCAGAATCAGAGTGTTGCCCTGGCGGCGATGCCGCAGACTTTCGCCGCCCTGGTCGCCCTGTTCGGCGAGATGCGTGAAGGCCTGCTTGGCGCCGAACTGGAAAACTATGTGCATCCGGTGCATTTCGAGCCGGGCCGCATTGAATGGCGCCAGCAGCCGCTGGCCGCGCGCAATCTCGCCGCCCAGGTGGCCGAGAAGCTGCAATATTGGACCGGCGAACGCTGGATCATCGCGTTGTCGAACCAGCCCGGCGAACCGACTCTGGCGGAGAAGGCATCGCATGCCGCTTCCGCGCGCCGTGCCCAGGCCGAGGCGCATCCGCTGGTGCAGGCAGTGCTGGCGGCGTTTCCGGGCGCGGAACTGAAAGTCAGTCTGGCCCGGCCGCCGGTGCAGGAAGTCGTGGCTGACACCCCTGGTGAAGCGGACGGTCCGGCCTATATGAGTGACAACGATATCGATCCGCTTGATGAGCTGGATTAG
- a CDS encoding YbaB/EbfC family nucleoid-associated protein — protein MKNLGQMLKQAQEMQGRMAEMQAELERREVSGSAGGGMVSLVLNGKGELRGVKIDPSLLVPDEAEVLEDLLKAAHADAKARVERETQEQMQKLTAGLPLPPGFKLPFG, from the coding sequence ATGAAAAATCTCGGCCAGATGCTGAAGCAGGCGCAGGAAATGCAAGGCCGCATGGCGGAAATGCAAGCCGAACTGGAGCGCCGCGAGGTTTCCGGCTCGGCCGGCGGCGGCATGGTCAGCCTGGTGCTGAACGGCAAGGGCGAGCTGCGCGGCGTCAAGATCGACCCCAGCCTGCTGGTGCCGGATGAGGCCGAAGTGCTGGAAGATCTGCTGAAAGCCGCCCATGCCGATGCCAAGGCGCGGGTCGAGCGCGAGACCCAGGAGCAGATGCAGAAGCTCACCGCCGGCCTGCCGCTGCCGCCGGGCTTCAAGCTGCCTTTCGGCTAA
- a CDS encoding substrate-binding periplasmic protein: MAKPPGLVIDLLREAAGNDFQLSFRRITARRIIDEVRFGRADVILGMRVTPERLADLRFPMRNGAIDPDRWLVRLTQSFYRLEGGALQWDGRRLSPAGATVGMPSGMAMGSLLRDLGAEVLEFSTTKQLFSMLAAGRFSAVATLDVIGDSFAGNVNGRRIEKLQPALEEADFYMPVAPAYYARHSDKVEALWHRMTTMRDASYARLLPKYLE; this comes from the coding sequence ATGGCAAAGCCGCCCGGCCTTGTCATTGACCTGTTGCGCGAAGCCGCCGGGAATGATTTCCAACTCAGCTTCCGCCGCATCACCGCGCGGCGCATCATCGACGAAGTGCGTTTCGGCCGCGCCGATGTCATCCTTGGCATGCGCGTGACGCCGGAACGCCTGGCCGATCTGCGTTTCCCGATGCGCAATGGCGCCATCGATCCGGATCGCTGGCTGGTGCGGCTGACGCAGTCCTTCTATCGCCTCGAAGGCGGTGCGCTGCAATGGGATGGTCGGCGCCTGAGTCCGGCTGGCGCCACGGTGGGTATGCCGAGTGGCATGGCGATGGGCAGTCTGCTGCGCGATCTCGGCGCCGAGGTGTTGGAATTTTCCACGACGAAGCAGCTTTTCAGCATGTTGGCGGCTGGCCGTTTCAGCGCCGTGGCGACGCTGGATGTGATCGGCGACAGTTTCGCCGGCAACGTCAACGGCCGCCGCATCGAAAAGCTGCAGCCTGCCTTGGAAGAAGCAGATTTCTACATGCCGGTGGCGCCAGCATATTATGCGCGCCATAGCGACAAGGTGGAGGCCCTGTGGCACCGCATGACGACTATGCGCGATGCCAGCTATGCCCGGCTGCTGCCGAAATACCTGGAATAG
- a CDS encoding RT0821/Lpp0805 family surface protein, whose amino-acid sequence MTAHTTLPAIAVAQPGRPALRAGGRAGKWVALGLVAVLAAGCADQGPKQNAGAVLGGVGGAVAGAQFGKGTGRLVGVAAGTMLGALLGSEVGKSLDNADRQYLGQANQRAFETARSGTAVTWRNPDSGNYGTVVPQPAYQTASGDYCREFQQTISVGGQSQQGYGTACRQPDGTWKITQ is encoded by the coding sequence ATGACCGCCCATACCACCCTTCCCGCCATTGCTGTCGCCCAGCCGGGCCGCCCGGCATTGCGTGCAGGTGGTCGCGCCGGCAAGTGGGTGGCGCTCGGCCTCGTCGCGGTGCTGGCCGCTGGCTGTGCCGACCAGGGTCCGAAACAGAATGCCGGTGCCGTGCTTGGCGGTGTTGGCGGCGCGGTAGCCGGTGCGCAGTTCGGCAAGGGCACCGGCCGTCTGGTCGGCGTTGCCGCCGGCACCATGCTTGGCGCGCTGCTCGGCTCCGAGGTCGGCAAGTCGCTCGATAACGCGGATCGCCAGTATCTTGGCCAAGCCAACCAGCGCGCCTTTGAAACCGCCCGTTCCGGCACCGCCGTGACCTGGCGCAACCCCGATAGCGGCAATTACGGCACCGTGGTGCCGCAGCCCGCTTACCAGACCGCCAGCGGCGATTATTGCCGTGAGTTCCAGCAGACGATCAGCGTCGGTGGCCAGAGCCAGCAGGGCTATGGCACCGCCTGCCGCCAGCCGGACGGCACCTGGAAGATCACCCAGTAG
- the rsfS gene encoding ribosome silencing factor, with the protein MPDSERRRIGAALGRNCTRAASPGQEEGRAIATASKPKSTRKPAATAAKGKIAVPKKAAAPKAKAAAKPKAAAKPKAPAKPKAAKPAAKAVKAADPNKPTAAVEKLHKLILKSLDDDKAEEIVSIPLAGKSSVADYIVVASGRSSRQVGAIAEHLAQRIHEATGHKARVEGKGVGDWVLIDAGDIVVHIFRPEVRGFYRLEKMWGVDIPEPAAETAAA; encoded by the coding sequence GTGCCCGATTCGGAGCGGCGCCGAATCGGCGCCGCACTGGGTCGGAATTGCACCCGGGCAGCCTCGCCCGGCCAGGAGGAGGGCCGCGCCATAGCCACAGCATCGAAGCCGAAAAGCACCCGTAAACCGGCAGCAACCGCTGCCAAGGGCAAGATTGCCGTCCCGAAGAAGGCCGCCGCCCCCAAGGCGAAGGCTGCGGCGAAACCGAAGGCCGCTGCAAAGCCCAAAGCCCCCGCGAAGCCGAAAGCAGCCAAGCCCGCCGCCAAGGCGGTGAAGGCCGCCGACCCGAACAAGCCTACCGCGGCGGTGGAAAAGCTGCACAAGCTGATCCTGAAATCGCTGGACGACGACAAGGCCGAGGAGATCGTTTCGATCCCGCTGGCCGGCAAATCGTCGGTGGCAGATTACATCGTGGTCGCCTCGGGCCGTTCCTCGCGCCAGGTCGGTGCCATTGCCGAGCATCTGGCGCAGCGCATCCATGAGGCCACCGGGCACAAGGCACGGGTGGAGGGCAAAGGCGTTGGCGACTGGGTGCTGATCGATGCCGGCGACATCGTGGTGCATATCTTCCGGCCCGAGGTGCGCGGCTTCTACCGGCTGGAAAAGATGTGGGGCGTGGATATCCCTGAGCCGGCGGCCGAAACCGCCGCGGCGTGA